A part of Astatotilapia calliptera chromosome 15, fAstCal1.2, whole genome shotgun sequence genomic DNA contains:
- the paplnb gene encoding papilin b, proteoglycan-like sulfated glycoprotein isoform X2, which yields MNILQVLGLLQLLAVPAFTLTRSTHDYWGEFGAYGPCSRSCDTGVAVRTRKCITSRTDGGHNCIGSSKSFRTCNTHECPVSSRDFRQEQCSQFDRMDFNGKRYTWLPYCGANPCELNCVPRGEDFFYRHRTAVVDGTPCYVGRSDICVDGVCRILTRGEFMGLDEDTNSVHSSAPVVVAAPRPTETFTYVYRASVFGECSASCSGGMQHRSVECVVEDSVNPHVVDETYCIAQRLQRPPSQQACNMHPCTAEYSVSSFSGCSATCGEGQQTREVVCVGPGGEHLPDHACSGLVRPPSVQACRRPACYTRITWHMTEYGLCSRSCGGGVRERRVACFDTDLNPYPEDRCGLAHRPHSVEECNTQPCPGVQTAPSVQDPRPGGSTIRGFVPHIPEEPSVSRPATNSVYDSYPNEVRPHCTQSPYGCCPDGRTSATGPRNLGCSQECVRTRYGCCLDGVTPAQGFGQAGCPEYQTVQHPSPTPPSTGYLCSLPRDEGPCETWTVRFCYNPATAKCTEFWYGGCQGNPNNFVSLEACQRECGGVARVPVSTSPRETTRRATLRDLLRARP from the exons ATGAATATCCTGCAAGTCCTGGGACTCCTACAGCTGCTGGCTGTACCTGCTTTTACA TTGACACGTTCGACCCACGACTACTGGGGTGAGTTTGGAGCCTATGGACCCTGCAGCCGCAGCTGTGACACAGGGGTGGCAGTGAGAACCAGGAAATGTATTACTTCAAG GACAGATGGTGGACATAACTGCATAGGATCCTCCAAATCATTCCGCACCTGCAATACACAT GAATGCCCAGTGAGCTCAAGGGATTTCAGACAGGAGCAGTGCTCCCAGTTTGACAGAATGGACTTTAATGGCAAACGCTACACATGGTTGCCTTATTGTGGAG CTAATCCATGTGAGCTCAACTGTGTCCCGAGAGGAGAGGATTTCTTTTACCGACACAGAACTGCAGTGGTAGATGGGACCCCGTGCTATGTGGGCCGCAGTGATATCTGTGTGGATGGTGTCTGCAGG atactGACCCGTGGAGAGTTTATGGGCTTGGATGAAGACACTAACTCAGTACACTCCTCTGCtccagttgttgttgctgctccTCGTCCAACAGAGACATTCACATATGTCTATAGAGCTAGTGTGTTTGGCGAGTGCTCTGCCTCGTGCAGCGGAGGCATGCAGCATCGTAGTGTGGAGTGTGTAGTTGAGGACTCAGTGAACCCCCATGTGGTCGACGAGACTTACTGCATTGCCCAGCGCCTGCAAAGGCCACCGAGTCAGCAGGCCTGCAACATGCATCCATGTACTGCAGAGTACAGCGTGTCCAGCTTCAGTGGA TGTTCAGCAACCTGTGGAGAAGGACAGCAGACAAGGGAAGTTGTTTGCGTTGGACCAGGAGGCGAACATCTGCCTGATCATGCATGCAGTGGACTGGTTCGACCTCCTTCTGTCCAGGCCTGCCGCAGACCTGCCTGTTACACACGCATAACCTGGCATATGACAGAGTACGGCCTG TGTTCGAGAagttgtggtggtggtgtgagGGAGAGGAGAGTTGCCTGTTTTGACACTGATTTGAACCCCTACCCTGAAGATCGTTGTGGGTTAGCTCACAGACCACATTCTGTGGAGGAATGCAACACGCAGCCCTGCCCTGGGGTGCAAA cGGCCCCAAGTGTGCAGGACCCAAGGCCAGGTGGAAGCACTATTAGAGGATTTGTGCCCCATATTCCAGAAGAACCTTCAG TTTCAAGGCCAGCTACAAACAGTGTGTATGACTCTTACCCTAATGAGGTGAGACCTCACTGTACGCAGTCGCCTTACGGCTGCTGTCCTGATGGCCGTACCTCTGCCACGGGGCCCAGGAACCTGGGATGCTCACAAGAATGTGTCCGCACTAG GTATGGCTGTTGTTTGGATGGGGTGACACCCGCTCAAGGATTCGGACAGGCTGGCTGTCCTGAGTACCAGACTGTG CAGCACCCATCACCCACTCCTCCATCCACTGGCTATTTGTGCTCCCTGCCTCGTGATGAGGGCCCCTGTGAGACCTGGACGGTCCGGTTCTGCTATAATCCTGCCACTGCCAAGTGTACCGAGTTCTGGTATGGAGGCTGCCAGGGCAATCCCAACAACTTTGTGTCCCTGGAGGCATGCCAACGAGAGTGTGGAGGTGTGGCGAGGGTGCCTGTATCCACATCTCCAAGAGAAACTACAAGGAGAGCGACACTCAGGGACCTTCTGAGAGCAAGGCCATAA
- the paplnb gene encoding papilin b, proteoglycan-like sulfated glycoprotein isoform X1, translated as MNILQVLGLLQLLAVPAFTLTRSTHDYWGEFGAYGPCSRSCDTGVAVRTRKCITSRTDGGHNCIGSSKSFRTCNTHECPVSSRDFRQEQCSQFDRMDFNGKRYTWLPYCGAANPCELNCVPRGEDFFYRHRTAVVDGTPCYVGRSDICVDGVCRILTRGEFMGLDEDTNSVHSSAPVVVAAPRPTETFTYVYRASVFGECSASCSGGMQHRSVECVVEDSVNPHVVDETYCIAQRLQRPPSQQACNMHPCTAEYSVSSFSGCSATCGEGQQTREVVCVGPGGEHLPDHACSGLVRPPSVQACRRPACYTRITWHMTEYGLCSRSCGGGVRERRVACFDTDLNPYPEDRCGLAHRPHSVEECNTQPCPGVQTAPSVQDPRPGGSTIRGFVPHIPEEPSVSRPATNSVYDSYPNEVRPHCTQSPYGCCPDGRTSATGPRNLGCSQECVRTRYGCCLDGVTPAQGFGQAGCPEYQTVQHPSPTPPSTGYLCSLPRDEGPCETWTVRFCYNPATAKCTEFWYGGCQGNPNNFVSLEACQRECGGVARVPVSTSPRETTRRATLRDLLRARP; from the exons ATGAATATCCTGCAAGTCCTGGGACTCCTACAGCTGCTGGCTGTACCTGCTTTTACA TTGACACGTTCGACCCACGACTACTGGGGTGAGTTTGGAGCCTATGGACCCTGCAGCCGCAGCTGTGACACAGGGGTGGCAGTGAGAACCAGGAAATGTATTACTTCAAG GACAGATGGTGGACATAACTGCATAGGATCCTCCAAATCATTCCGCACCTGCAATACACAT GAATGCCCAGTGAGCTCAAGGGATTTCAGACAGGAGCAGTGCTCCCAGTTTGACAGAATGGACTTTAATGGCAAACGCTACACATGGTTGCCTTATTGTGGAG CAGCTAATCCATGTGAGCTCAACTGTGTCCCGAGAGGAGAGGATTTCTTTTACCGACACAGAACTGCAGTGGTAGATGGGACCCCGTGCTATGTGGGCCGCAGTGATATCTGTGTGGATGGTGTCTGCAGG atactGACCCGTGGAGAGTTTATGGGCTTGGATGAAGACACTAACTCAGTACACTCCTCTGCtccagttgttgttgctgctccTCGTCCAACAGAGACATTCACATATGTCTATAGAGCTAGTGTGTTTGGCGAGTGCTCTGCCTCGTGCAGCGGAGGCATGCAGCATCGTAGTGTGGAGTGTGTAGTTGAGGACTCAGTGAACCCCCATGTGGTCGACGAGACTTACTGCATTGCCCAGCGCCTGCAAAGGCCACCGAGTCAGCAGGCCTGCAACATGCATCCATGTACTGCAGAGTACAGCGTGTCCAGCTTCAGTGGA TGTTCAGCAACCTGTGGAGAAGGACAGCAGACAAGGGAAGTTGTTTGCGTTGGACCAGGAGGCGAACATCTGCCTGATCATGCATGCAGTGGACTGGTTCGACCTCCTTCTGTCCAGGCCTGCCGCAGACCTGCCTGTTACACACGCATAACCTGGCATATGACAGAGTACGGCCTG TGTTCGAGAagttgtggtggtggtgtgagGGAGAGGAGAGTTGCCTGTTTTGACACTGATTTGAACCCCTACCCTGAAGATCGTTGTGGGTTAGCTCACAGACCACATTCTGTGGAGGAATGCAACACGCAGCCCTGCCCTGGGGTGCAAA cGGCCCCAAGTGTGCAGGACCCAAGGCCAGGTGGAAGCACTATTAGAGGATTTGTGCCCCATATTCCAGAAGAACCTTCAG TTTCAAGGCCAGCTACAAACAGTGTGTATGACTCTTACCCTAATGAGGTGAGACCTCACTGTACGCAGTCGCCTTACGGCTGCTGTCCTGATGGCCGTACCTCTGCCACGGGGCCCAGGAACCTGGGATGCTCACAAGAATGTGTCCGCACTAG GTATGGCTGTTGTTTGGATGGGGTGACACCCGCTCAAGGATTCGGACAGGCTGGCTGTCCTGAGTACCAGACTGTG CAGCACCCATCACCCACTCCTCCATCCACTGGCTATTTGTGCTCCCTGCCTCGTGATGAGGGCCCCTGTGAGACCTGGACGGTCCGGTTCTGCTATAATCCTGCCACTGCCAAGTGTACCGAGTTCTGGTATGGAGGCTGCCAGGGCAATCCCAACAACTTTGTGTCCCTGGAGGCATGCCAACGAGAGTGTGGAGGTGTGGCGAGGGTGCCTGTATCCACATCTCCAAGAGAAACTACAAGGAGAGCGACACTCAGGGACCTTCTGAGAGCAAGGCCATAA
- the paplnb gene encoding papilin b, proteoglycan-like sulfated glycoprotein isoform X3 → MNILQVLGLLQLLAVPAFTLTRSTHDYWGEFGAYGPCSRSCDTGVAVRTRKCITSRTDGGHNCIGSSKSFRTCNTHECPVSSRDFRQEQCSQFDRMDFNGKRYTWLPYCGAANPCELNCVPRGEDFFYRHRTAVVDGTPCYVGRSDICVDGVCRILTRGEFMGLDEDTNSVHSSAPVVVAAPRPTETFTYVYRASVFGECSASCSGGMQHRSVECVVEDSVNPHVVDETYCIAQRLQRPPSQQACNMHPCTAEYSVSSFSGCSATCGEGQQTREVVCVGPGGEHLPDHACSGLVRPPSVQACRRPACYTRITWHMTEYGLCSRSCGGGVRERRVACFDTDLNPYPEDRCGLAHRPHSVEECNTQPCPGVQTAPSVQDPRPGGSTIRGFVPHIPEEPSVSRPATNSVYDSYPNEVRPHCTQSPYGCCPDGRTSATGPRNLGCSQECVRTRYGCCLDGVTPAQGFGQAGCPEYQTVHPSPTPPSTGYLCSLPRDEGPCETWTVRFCYNPATAKCTEFWYGGCQGNPNNFVSLEACQRECGGVARVPVSTSPRETTRRATLRDLLRARP, encoded by the exons ATGAATATCCTGCAAGTCCTGGGACTCCTACAGCTGCTGGCTGTACCTGCTTTTACA TTGACACGTTCGACCCACGACTACTGGGGTGAGTTTGGAGCCTATGGACCCTGCAGCCGCAGCTGTGACACAGGGGTGGCAGTGAGAACCAGGAAATGTATTACTTCAAG GACAGATGGTGGACATAACTGCATAGGATCCTCCAAATCATTCCGCACCTGCAATACACAT GAATGCCCAGTGAGCTCAAGGGATTTCAGACAGGAGCAGTGCTCCCAGTTTGACAGAATGGACTTTAATGGCAAACGCTACACATGGTTGCCTTATTGTGGAG CAGCTAATCCATGTGAGCTCAACTGTGTCCCGAGAGGAGAGGATTTCTTTTACCGACACAGAACTGCAGTGGTAGATGGGACCCCGTGCTATGTGGGCCGCAGTGATATCTGTGTGGATGGTGTCTGCAGG atactGACCCGTGGAGAGTTTATGGGCTTGGATGAAGACACTAACTCAGTACACTCCTCTGCtccagttgttgttgctgctccTCGTCCAACAGAGACATTCACATATGTCTATAGAGCTAGTGTGTTTGGCGAGTGCTCTGCCTCGTGCAGCGGAGGCATGCAGCATCGTAGTGTGGAGTGTGTAGTTGAGGACTCAGTGAACCCCCATGTGGTCGACGAGACTTACTGCATTGCCCAGCGCCTGCAAAGGCCACCGAGTCAGCAGGCCTGCAACATGCATCCATGTACTGCAGAGTACAGCGTGTCCAGCTTCAGTGGA TGTTCAGCAACCTGTGGAGAAGGACAGCAGACAAGGGAAGTTGTTTGCGTTGGACCAGGAGGCGAACATCTGCCTGATCATGCATGCAGTGGACTGGTTCGACCTCCTTCTGTCCAGGCCTGCCGCAGACCTGCCTGTTACACACGCATAACCTGGCATATGACAGAGTACGGCCTG TGTTCGAGAagttgtggtggtggtgtgagGGAGAGGAGAGTTGCCTGTTTTGACACTGATTTGAACCCCTACCCTGAAGATCGTTGTGGGTTAGCTCACAGACCACATTCTGTGGAGGAATGCAACACGCAGCCCTGCCCTGGGGTGCAAA cGGCCCCAAGTGTGCAGGACCCAAGGCCAGGTGGAAGCACTATTAGAGGATTTGTGCCCCATATTCCAGAAGAACCTTCAG TTTCAAGGCCAGCTACAAACAGTGTGTATGACTCTTACCCTAATGAGGTGAGACCTCACTGTACGCAGTCGCCTTACGGCTGCTGTCCTGATGGCCGTACCTCTGCCACGGGGCCCAGGAACCTGGGATGCTCACAAGAATGTGTCCGCACTAG GTATGGCTGTTGTTTGGATGGGGTGACACCCGCTCAAGGATTCGGACAGGCTGGCTGTCCTGAGTACCAGACTGTG CACCCATCACCCACTCCTCCATCCACTGGCTATTTGTGCTCCCTGCCTCGTGATGAGGGCCCCTGTGAGACCTGGACGGTCCGGTTCTGCTATAATCCTGCCACTGCCAAGTGTACCGAGTTCTGGTATGGAGGCTGCCAGGGCAATCCCAACAACTTTGTGTCCCTGGAGGCATGCCAACGAGAGTGTGGAGGTGTGGCGAGGGTGCCTGTATCCACATCTCCAAGAGAAACTACAAGGAGAGCGACACTCAGGGACCTTCTGAGAGCAAGGCCATAA
- the erh gene encoding enhancer of rudimentary homolog, translated as MSHTILLVQPTKRPEGRTYADYESVNECMEGVCKMYEEHLKRMNPNSPSITYDISQLFDFIDDLADLSCLVYRADTQTYQPYNKDWIKEKIYVLLRRQAQQAAKSV; from the exons ATG TCGCACACAATTTTGCTTGTCCAACCAACCAAGAGACCAGAGGGCCGCACATACGCTGACTATGAGTCAGTTAATGAATGCATGGAGG GTGTTTGCAAAATGTATGAAGAGCACCTCAAGAGGATGAATCCAAACAGTCCCTCCATTACTTATGACATTAGTCAGTTGTTCGACTTTATTGATGACTTGGCAGATCTGAGCTGTCTTGT ATACAGAGCTGACACTCAAACATATCAACCATACAACAAAGACTGGATTAAGGAGAAGATATACGTCCTCTTACGGCGTCAGGCTCAGCAAGCTGCAAAGTCAGTTTGA
- the smek1 gene encoding serine/threonine-protein phosphatase 4 regulatory subunit 3 isoform X2: MTDTRRRVKVYTLNEDRQWDDRGTGHVSSGYVERLKGTSLLVRAESDGSLLLESKINPNTAYQKQQDTLIVWSEAENYDLALSFQEKAGCDEIWEKICQVQGKDPSVDITQDVVDESEEERFDDMSSPGLELPPCELNRLEDLAELVASSLPSPLRREKLALAVENEGYIRKLLELFRVCEDLENREGLHHLYEIMKGIFLLNRTALFEVMFSDECIMDVIGCLEFDPALPQPRRHREFLTKTARFKEVIPISDPELRQKIHQTYRVQYIQDMVLPTPSVFEENMLSTLHSFIFFNKVEIVGMLQDDEKFLTDLFAQLTDEATDDDKRHELVNFLKEFCAFSQTLQPQNRDAFFKTLSNMGILPALEVILGMDDVQVRGAATDIFSYLVEYNPSMVREFVMQESQQNDDDILLINLIIEHMICDTDPELGGAVQLMGLLRTLVDPENMLATANKTEKTEFLSFFYKHCMHVLSAPLLANTTEEKPSKDDFQTSQLLALILELLTFCVEHHTYHIKNYIINKDILRRVLVLTASRHAFLALCALRFMRRIIGLKDEFYNRYIMRNFLFEPVIKAFLNNGSRYNLMNSAIIEMFEYVRVDVKSLTAHIIENYWKALEDVDYVQTFKGLKLRYEQQRERQDNPKLDSMRSILRNHRFRRDARTLEDEEEMWFNADEDDLEDGEAVVPPSDKMKSEEDLMEPISKFMERKKLKDSEEKEVLGKSSLSGRQNPSFKLSFSGSTKTSLSSPPSSASLNPGSPGSPGSPGSPGSGARSSPSTTTVTTKGGLVGLVDYPDDDDDEEEEEEEDGESKEDPLPPSKKSKLSS; the protein is encoded by the exons ATGACGGACACTCGTCGGCGAGTCAAAGTCTATACCCTCAATGAGGACAGACAGTGGGATGACCGTGGGACCGGGCACGTCTCGTCGGGCTATGTGGAGCGCTTGAAAGGCACGTCTCTCCTGGTGCGAGCAGAGAGCGATG GTTCCCTTCTGCTGGAGTCCAAAATTAACCCAAACACAGCCTACCAGAAACAACAG gaCACATTGATAGTGTGGTCAGAGGCTGAAAATTATGATCTAGCACTCAGTTTCCAGGAGAAGGCTGGCTGTGATGAAATCTGGGAGAAAATATGCCAG GTGCAGGGAAAGGACCCTTCAGTTGACATCACACAGGATGTGGTGGACGAATCGGAGGAGGAGCGTTTTGATGACATGTCATCCCCAGGTTTGGAATTACCACCATGCGAACTGAACCGTTTGGAGGACCTGGCCGAGTTGGTGGCCTCTTCTCTCCCATCACCACTGCGGCGTGAAAAACTAGCACTGGCTGTGGAGAATGAAGGCTATATTCGCAAGCTCCTTGAATTGTTCCGTGTTTGTGAGGATTTGGAGAACAGAGAGGGACTGCACCACCTGTATGAAATAATGAAAGGCATCTTCCTGCTGAATCGTACTGCACTCTTTGAGGTGATGTTTTCTGATGAGTGCATAATGGACGTCATTGGTTGCCTGGAGTTTGACCCAGCACTCCCGCAGCCAAGGCGGCATCGTGAGTTTCTCACTAAAACAGCCCGGTTTAAGGAGGTGATCCCCATCTCTGATCCTGAACTGCGTCAGAAAATTCACCAGACATATCGGGTGCAGTATATTCAGGATATGGTGCTGCCCACGCCCTCTGTTTTTGAGGAAAACATGCTGTCCACCTTGCACTCCTTCATCTTTTTCAACAAGGTGGAGATTGTGGGCATGCTACAG GACGATGAGAAGTTCCTGACAGACCTCTTTGCACAGCTAACAGATGAGGCCACAGATGATGACAAAAGACACGAACTG GTAAACTTCCTAAAGGAGTTCTGTGCATTCTCTCAAACATTACAACCTCAAAACAGGGATGCTTTCTTCAAGACATTATCAAACATGGGCATTCTACCTGCACTAGAGGTTATTCTG ggaATGGACGATGTTCAGGTGCGTGGGGCAGCCACAGATATCTTCTCTTATCTGGTGGAATACAACCCCTCCATGGTACGAGAGTTCGTCATGCAGGAATCACAGCAGAATGATGAT GACATCCTCTTGATCAACCTGATCATAGAGCACATGATCTGTGACACAGACCCAGAGCTTGGTGGTGCAGTGCAGTTAATGGGTCTGCTGCGAACTCTGGTGGATCCAGAGAATATGCTTGCTACTgcaaat aaaacagaaaaaactgagTTTCTGAGCTTCTTCTACAAGCACTGTATGCATGTTTTATCAGCTCCACTACTGGCCAACACCACGGAAGAAAAACCTAGCAAAG ATGACTTTCAAACATCCCAGTTGCTGGCCTTGATTTTGGAGCTGCTAACATTTTGTGTTGAGCATCACACCTATCACATCAAGAACTACATCATCAACAAGGATATTCTCAGGAGGGTATTGGTGCTCACAGCCTCCCGGCATGCTTTCCTGGCTCTAT GCGCCCTGCGTTTCATGCGAAGAATTATTGGTCTAAAGGATGAATTCTACAATCGCTACATCATGAGAAATTTTCTCTTTGAACCTGTCATCAAGGCCTTCCTCAATAACGGCTCACGCTACAATCTCATGAACTCTGCTATTATTGAGATGTTTGAGTATGTTCGTGTG GATGTGAAGTCTCTAACGGCTCATATAATAGAGAACTACTGGAAGGCTCTTGAGGATGTGGACTACGTCCAGACATTTAAAGGCCTAAAACTGCGGTATGAACAACAACGAGAAAGGCAGGACAACCCCAAACTTGATAG CATGCGCTCCATCTTGAGGAACCACCGCTTCCGACGTGATGCACGGACgctggaggatgaggaggagatgTGGTTCAATGCAGATGAAGATGACCTTGAGGATGGCGAGGCAGTTGTTCCTCcctctgataaaatgaagagtgagGAAGACCTCATGGAACCAATTAGCAAGTTcatggaaagaaagaaat TGAAAGACTCAGAGGAGAAAGAAGTACTGGGAAAGTCGAGCTTGTCGGGCAGACAGAATCCCAGTTTCAAGCTTTCCTTCTCGGGCTCCACTAAAACCAGCCTCTCCAGCCCTCCTTCATCTGCCTCACTAAACCCAGGTTCTCCAGGATCGCCAGGGTCTCCAGGCTCTCCAGGCTCAGGCGCACGGAGCTCACCCTCCACCACAACTGTAACCACAAAG GGAGGTTTGGTGGGACTTGTGGACTatcctgatgatgatgatgacgaggaggaggaagaggaggaggatggagagagtAAAGAAGACCCTCTGCCACCCTCAAAGAAGTCCAAGCTGAGCTCCTAA
- the smek1 gene encoding serine/threonine-protein phosphatase 4 regulatory subunit 3 isoform X1, with amino-acid sequence MTDTRRRVKVYTLNEDRQWDDRGTGHVSSGYVERLKGTSLLVRAESDGSLLLESKINPNTAYQKQQDTLIVWSEAENYDLALSFQEKAGCDEIWEKICQVQGKDPSVDITQDVVDESEEERFDDMSSPGLELPPCELNRLEDLAELVASSLPSPLRREKLALAVENEGYIRKLLELFRVCEDLENREGLHHLYEIMKGIFLLNRTALFEVMFSDECIMDVIGCLEFDPALPQPRRHREFLTKTARFKEVIPISDPELRQKIHQTYRVQYIQDMVLPTPSVFEENMLSTLHSFIFFNKVEIVGMLQDDEKFLTDLFAQLTDEATDDDKRHELVNFLKEFCAFSQTLQPQNRDAFFKTLSNMGILPALEVILGMDDVQVRGAATDIFSYLVEYNPSMVREFVMQESQQNDDDILLINLIIEHMICDTDPELGGAVQLMGLLRTLVDPENMLATANKTEKTEFLSFFYKHCMHVLSAPLLANTTEEKPSKDDFQTSQLLALILELLTFCVEHHTYHIKNYIINKDILRRVLVLTASRHAFLALCALRFMRRIIGLKDEFYNRYIMRNFLFEPVIKAFLNNGSRYNLMNSAIIEMFEYVRVEDVKSLTAHIIENYWKALEDVDYVQTFKGLKLRYEQQRERQDNPKLDSMRSILRNHRFRRDARTLEDEEEMWFNADEDDLEDGEAVVPPSDKMKSEEDLMEPISKFMERKKLKDSEEKEVLGKSSLSGRQNPSFKLSFSGSTKTSLSSPPSSASLNPGSPGSPGSPGSPGSGARSSPSTTTVTTKGGLVGLVDYPDDDDDEEEEEEEDGESKEDPLPPSKKSKLSS; translated from the exons ATGACGGACACTCGTCGGCGAGTCAAAGTCTATACCCTCAATGAGGACAGACAGTGGGATGACCGTGGGACCGGGCACGTCTCGTCGGGCTATGTGGAGCGCTTGAAAGGCACGTCTCTCCTGGTGCGAGCAGAGAGCGATG GTTCCCTTCTGCTGGAGTCCAAAATTAACCCAAACACAGCCTACCAGAAACAACAG gaCACATTGATAGTGTGGTCAGAGGCTGAAAATTATGATCTAGCACTCAGTTTCCAGGAGAAGGCTGGCTGTGATGAAATCTGGGAGAAAATATGCCAG GTGCAGGGAAAGGACCCTTCAGTTGACATCACACAGGATGTGGTGGACGAATCGGAGGAGGAGCGTTTTGATGACATGTCATCCCCAGGTTTGGAATTACCACCATGCGAACTGAACCGTTTGGAGGACCTGGCCGAGTTGGTGGCCTCTTCTCTCCCATCACCACTGCGGCGTGAAAAACTAGCACTGGCTGTGGAGAATGAAGGCTATATTCGCAAGCTCCTTGAATTGTTCCGTGTTTGTGAGGATTTGGAGAACAGAGAGGGACTGCACCACCTGTATGAAATAATGAAAGGCATCTTCCTGCTGAATCGTACTGCACTCTTTGAGGTGATGTTTTCTGATGAGTGCATAATGGACGTCATTGGTTGCCTGGAGTTTGACCCAGCACTCCCGCAGCCAAGGCGGCATCGTGAGTTTCTCACTAAAACAGCCCGGTTTAAGGAGGTGATCCCCATCTCTGATCCTGAACTGCGTCAGAAAATTCACCAGACATATCGGGTGCAGTATATTCAGGATATGGTGCTGCCCACGCCCTCTGTTTTTGAGGAAAACATGCTGTCCACCTTGCACTCCTTCATCTTTTTCAACAAGGTGGAGATTGTGGGCATGCTACAG GACGATGAGAAGTTCCTGACAGACCTCTTTGCACAGCTAACAGATGAGGCCACAGATGATGACAAAAGACACGAACTG GTAAACTTCCTAAAGGAGTTCTGTGCATTCTCTCAAACATTACAACCTCAAAACAGGGATGCTTTCTTCAAGACATTATCAAACATGGGCATTCTACCTGCACTAGAGGTTATTCTG ggaATGGACGATGTTCAGGTGCGTGGGGCAGCCACAGATATCTTCTCTTATCTGGTGGAATACAACCCCTCCATGGTACGAGAGTTCGTCATGCAGGAATCACAGCAGAATGATGAT GACATCCTCTTGATCAACCTGATCATAGAGCACATGATCTGTGACACAGACCCAGAGCTTGGTGGTGCAGTGCAGTTAATGGGTCTGCTGCGAACTCTGGTGGATCCAGAGAATATGCTTGCTACTgcaaat aaaacagaaaaaactgagTTTCTGAGCTTCTTCTACAAGCACTGTATGCATGTTTTATCAGCTCCACTACTGGCCAACACCACGGAAGAAAAACCTAGCAAAG ATGACTTTCAAACATCCCAGTTGCTGGCCTTGATTTTGGAGCTGCTAACATTTTGTGTTGAGCATCACACCTATCACATCAAGAACTACATCATCAACAAGGATATTCTCAGGAGGGTATTGGTGCTCACAGCCTCCCGGCATGCTTTCCTGGCTCTAT GCGCCCTGCGTTTCATGCGAAGAATTATTGGTCTAAAGGATGAATTCTACAATCGCTACATCATGAGAAATTTTCTCTTTGAACCTGTCATCAAGGCCTTCCTCAATAACGGCTCACGCTACAATCTCATGAACTCTGCTATTATTGAGATGTTTGAGTATGTTCGTGTG GAGGATGTGAAGTCTCTAACGGCTCATATAATAGAGAACTACTGGAAGGCTCTTGAGGATGTGGACTACGTCCAGACATTTAAAGGCCTAAAACTGCGGTATGAACAACAACGAGAAAGGCAGGACAACCCCAAACTTGATAG CATGCGCTCCATCTTGAGGAACCACCGCTTCCGACGTGATGCACGGACgctggaggatgaggaggagatgTGGTTCAATGCAGATGAAGATGACCTTGAGGATGGCGAGGCAGTTGTTCCTCcctctgataaaatgaagagtgagGAAGACCTCATGGAACCAATTAGCAAGTTcatggaaagaaagaaat TGAAAGACTCAGAGGAGAAAGAAGTACTGGGAAAGTCGAGCTTGTCGGGCAGACAGAATCCCAGTTTCAAGCTTTCCTTCTCGGGCTCCACTAAAACCAGCCTCTCCAGCCCTCCTTCATCTGCCTCACTAAACCCAGGTTCTCCAGGATCGCCAGGGTCTCCAGGCTCTCCAGGCTCAGGCGCACGGAGCTCACCCTCCACCACAACTGTAACCACAAAG GGAGGTTTGGTGGGACTTGTGGACTatcctgatgatgatgatgacgaggaggaggaagaggaggaggatggagagagtAAAGAAGACCCTCTGCCACCCTCAAAGAAGTCCAAGCTGAGCTCCTAA